In Juglans microcarpa x Juglans regia isolate MS1-56 chromosome 1S, Jm3101_v1.0, whole genome shotgun sequence, the genomic stretch TGGAGGGAATTTGGCCTGTTGGATATTCAAATTTCAGGTATTAACTGACTGCTTTGTcttgaatatgttttttttggCACTTGTGGGCATCGTTAATTATTTTGTCtgcgatttaaaaaaaattaaataaaaatcaatttcgTTGCCCTATgattttggaaatgatttttatcagCATTTGACCCTATGTTTATGACAACAAATTATGAAACAATATCTCATGCCATACTTCTTGTAATCTTGAAGCGAGAAAATGGAAACCCTGCTGTTGGAGATAGAAAAGGTTGCTGAGAAAATTCTACAAGTCCTCTGGgaaaattttctcagaaaatcAGTTTTTGGAAATGATATGATTCTACAGCAACAACTTGGGTCAGGGTCAGACTCAGTATGTTGTGTCTACAAGCACCGCAGAAACGTACCAGCTGGTCGGTGGTATGATGTGATTAGGATGATGATGAGGGGTACTGATTTCTCTCATACCCTGTGTTTACATATATGTGATGGATCTTCAGAGTTTCAAGTGTACTCCAAGAAAGGTTGGATTTCTTTAAGCCCAGAGAAAGGTGCTCTGATAATCACTGTCGGAGACCAAATCCAGGTAAATTTGCTTGGCTAAAGTTGCAGATTTATAGTTGTTATTATGTCTGTGGAACTTTAGACCGTGGTAGGCCTACCAAACAACAAAAGCTTGGAAAACACGGAACCATATCTTTTGCCATAGAGAGCGTAAAAAGGCCATGATATCGACTATTGACATAGCATAAATACATTGCAATACAGACTATTGACATAGCATAAATACATTGCAATACATTGCACAAGTTGCTGGCTAGAAGCCATTTGCTGCAACATGATTGTGAAAAATCTGACCAAAAACAAAAGTTGTCGTAGCTGGAGGAGTTTTTGgacagctatatatataatcatcaaaatatgaaataatttcatcaaGTTAATGgggaaaatgatggaaattTGTACTTACCTCTCACTCTTTCCATCTCTCAATCAACATGTGTGGTCTCGTTAtagtaatcatatatatatatatatatatatatatatatattccactTTTCCTATTGCAGGCATTGAGTGGTGGGCATTACAAGCATGTGATAGGAAGGCCAATCTTTAAGGATGAGAAAGAGGACTGTATATCAATGGCTTTCCTCTGTTCCCCTCCAAGCTCCACCACAGCCAGTTACTCCAAAACCAGCAGGGGGAATAGGGCCATTTCACTGAGTCAACAAGCCTTGGTGGctttaattttgacttttttataccatttttttgtttacatttaCAAGAAGTTTTGATGTTGCCATCACTGCATCAATCTCTTTGCAATTATacatcaattttcatttttttcattgaatgacacctcataatatatatgttttataccTTAAGTTTTGTCATCCTTAATTACGCCTGCCATATGATATTATTCTAAGCGCTCGTCATTTAAGCCGTGCATATATGGTCTTTCGGGCTGGTAAACTTAAACCAGCCCACTCCCAGAGAGAATTTCCGATGCCAGATTTGTACAGTAAACGTGTTGCAAATGAAGGAAACATGCACAAGGAGCCCATTCCAAGGAGGATATAGCAAGGAGCTGGAGGCCCAATACTTGCCTTGAAAGTGGGCTTCGATTGACGGAGAGATATCGAATATTCTTTAGGAGGCCTGCAACGTAATATCTAAACAGGCCTGCACAAGGGGTCCGCTTTTGATATCAAAGCAGGGGCTATTCAATATGCTTCCATGGGCCTCCTTTGATATCCAAGCAGCACTCAAATTCCCTTTTTAACCTGCATTCGATGTCGTCGCAagtaaattagtaaaattactGTCTGcgtttttttgtaaatttgttcACTGAAAAATCACTTTAAATAGTTCCCTTAATATCTTAAAGCTCTCAATTCTTCCAAATACCAATTTGTAGAGCAAGTATTATTAATTAGAAGTGCacagggtttttgtttttttggttacTTGAAGTGCACAAGTTCAACAaagcaagatatatatatatatatatatgtatacagagttattttatttttaggctGTTACGTAGAACACactattcatattatttaaattataagatttgatttgtaatatttaaatttaaaaatttatgtttaaaattaaattatattaaataaatactttattaattttgttttaaatagaatttttcgtATATATAATGGTCGTGCATGGTTAACAACTCATAAATTTACGGTCAAATTAAGGCTATAAAACAGTTGATTAAATACCTCTATATAATCCTGAACTGGAACCCACCCATCACCACTCCACTAAAATAATACAAGTAACAGTACCAAAATAGTCCACAACATCTGTGCACCGTCGGGTCATTCTAGTCCCAAATTAAATCACTAAATCCTCCCCTCCCAACTCCATAGTCCCCTTTATATACCACTACCATTCCCTTCCCACATTCGCCTCTCATACCCaatatcctctctctctctctctctctctctctctaaaaaggagaagaaaatatcTCACTCTCTCAAAAACATAGTAGAAATGGagccaaacgtgcaagtgatagCGAAGAGAATATGGAGTATAGTACGTGTGGCTTTCTTCATGACGAGAAAAGGCATATCAAAGAGGAAGCTAATGCTCGACCTCAACATGGTGATGAAGCGTGGCAAGATCGCCGGCAAAGCCATCAGCAACCTCATGTTCCACCACCACCACGCTTCTAATTCGGCTGCCCCGCGTGAGTACGAGTTCAGCTGCAGCAACACCCCTAGCTACGCCTTCCACCTCAACAACAAGCGCCGCCACCACAGCCACAGCCACTTCTTCGCTTGCGCCCAAGAGCCCGTGACCCTGGACGATGACACGGCCACTGTGAATGCCGTTAAGGCTGTGCTGTTGGAGATGCTGAACAACAACGAATCTGTGGCAGTGGAGGCGTCACCGGCCCTGCCGGGCTTCGGGCGGAGCCCCATGCAGGCGAGGCAGCTAAGGATAACCGACTCACCGTTCCCGTTGAGGGACGCCGACGAGGACCCCCATGTGGACAAGGCTGCCGAAGAGTTCATAGAGAGGTTTTACAAGCAGCTGAAGCAGCAAAAGAGAACCTCGGAGTGAAGAAGTATCTCGAGTCGGTATAATTCGATGAACAAGTTCGGGCATGCAATTAAGAGAGCTTCGTGATATACTTTacggctatatatatatatatatatatgtgtgtgtgtgtgtatatatgggATGCCCTGATCTAATCTCTATGTTGTTGTTCATATCACAACAAAATAATCTATATGAATTAAGTTTTCCTAGTGTTTTCCTATATGCAATTGATCAAAACTCTGCATGTCCCGGACTCCCGATCTTAATTGGGAACCATATTAGAGATCGAAAGCACGTACAACCATGAAGATCATCGTAAGGAATTGGCAGCCATGCACGCTCGATCTATTTATATAACCATTTTGGTAAATTAAATATCACTGTGGTACGTAGAGTATTATCAAATGAGCAATGCTTTGTGATTTGTATTCGGTTAATTAACCTGATTTTATCCAAGGTGCTATAGAATTGCAACGCTTTAATTTACAGCCAAAACATCATGAACATCCGGTCTCCACTAAGGACATGTACATCCCGATATGATTCCACTATGTTAAAGTGAACCTAGAGAGCTGGTCCCTTCCAAAACATATTAATAACCTTTTTTAGTACCCCAtggttttccttttcatttttgtttttagttttcttttgcgTGTCCTTTTAACTTTTGGGGTTTCCAAGTTTTATAGGAAACCTCTTTACTGTTTTGGTTAATAATTGGTTGAAAGGCATCGATCCTTAACTAAGCGTTCGTTTAACAGGCGGCACTGGTATTTTATTAACGTTTGAACGAGATCCTCAAAATCCaaattaatcttatttattGCTTAGTGGCCCTTTTAACAAAACTCTAGCAAGGCCGACCAGTCATCGACTCATCGGGGACGTTGATCTAAGCATCATCgaagatcatgatgatcatcgcgaatccaaaaaatagttttcaaaGACTAAACTGGCTACGTATGCACCCTTGGATTGCGCGCTATTGTTGAATCTAATTGATCTATTGCATGAAATTATATATcaattgtctcaaaaatttaaattgatgtgAAGaggtatatacatatatatatattattatattcttaaaagcTGTTACTACTGTTTTTATTGATCTAAACacattaatttcaattaattgtacatctatttttttcctGCACGGTTCTGTATTATGCAATAACTCTGAATAATTTTCTTGAAACTCATTCTgttaacaatatatatttttggaattgACATAAGCTGGACCGGGGCTGAtatcttattataaataaaaaaaatgtcattgatcattaatttttcaattttccctTGATAAAAGATTTTCCATACAATAAGATGCAACACTTCtcgaaactatatatatatatatatatatatatatatatatatatgtagaataATCAAAGtgttcaaaatatattttctcgtACGTATAACAGtgctttataatttttatgccTTTTGTTAATgaatttcttaaattattattttttgaatgctAAACCAATTAcgatacatgcatgcatgcacgtgtcgtttacttaattaattagtggCTAGTTGCTAGCTAGTTTGACCAGATCATAATATCTGCTACGTACAACGTACGTACGCCGATATATGATCGATCGAGCTAGAGATCCAGGTAAATTAAAGATCGATTAAACAAGCTAGCTAGGCAGACATATATCCCTGATTGATTCGTGTTATATATACGACATATCTTTACAGTTGTACTCcaacatatatattgttcatccatatatatatatatatatgcgtcgTTGCGGCCTACTCGATCGAtcgttttaactttttcatacaTGAAAAGTAGCATATAACACGCCAAAAGCCAAAAGTTTAGGTGAAGTATTAGGTCATGAAaataattagacattgaggGAAACTGCGAGACAGATGTCACCTTTGGAACTCACATTTAACTTCCTTAGTTAATTTGATGTGATTCATGATGCATGTACTCGTACGTACGTACTGTAAATTATGCTCAATCACAGTTTGATACTTATcatcaattaatattattattaatattattc encodes the following:
- the LOC121247711 gene encoding 1-aminocyclopropane-1-carboxylate oxidase-like codes for the protein MAISPEPMSRNPIDFRAPPPSPIASGRRSTVTNDDIFTEFLHHSLRVPDLALPDKAFPRQHFIESPPVIDFLSLDSKESDSIQKILVSLSGIGCFQLVNHGIPPETFGAASAAAAGLFHHVPLEKKAVVTRSLERLYGFEEGHGEEGESDELSEEFVWSCRDEDLKLRMEGIWPVGYSNFSEKMETLLLEIEKVAEKILQVLWENFLRKSVFGNDMILQQQLGSGSDSVCCVYKHRRNVPAGRWYDVIRMMMRGTDFSHTLCLHICDGSSEFQVYSKKGWISLSPEKGALIITVGDQIQALSGGHYKHVIGRPIFKDEKEDCISMAFLCSPPSSTTASYSKTSRGNRAISLSQQALVALILTFLYHFFVYIYKKF
- the LOC121247456 gene encoding uncharacterized protein LOC121247456, yielding MEPNVQVIAKRIWSIVRVAFFMTRKGISKRKLMLDLNMVMKRGKIAGKAISNLMFHHHHASNSAAPREYEFSCSNTPSYAFHLNNKRRHHSHSHFFACAQEPVTLDDDTATVNAVKAVLLEMLNNNESVAVEASPALPGFGRSPMQARQLRITDSPFPLRDADEDPHVDKAAEEFIERFYKQLKQQKRTSE